The Branchiostoma floridae strain S238N-H82 chromosome 7, Bfl_VNyyK, whole genome shotgun sequence region GATGTGTTTGAGGCCAGACGGAAGTCCCAGTCAGCCTCCTCCAGGTCCAAACCACCTCCAGTCACTGTGGGACCTTCTCCATTTACTGGTAATGaatatatttatttcatctGTATCTGACCTACTTCATTTTGATTGGTGTAATTTCAAAGGTTGAGCTTTATCTTTTCTCTTCTTTATACAAATTTCGTCATCCGTCTCTTAAAAAACGTTTTGACACTCTCATCTACTGTTATCTTGCCATCACCATATTTGGTCAAACCTTTGTCCTAGGAATGACCAATGCAgcagctgttgccatggcaacagcactGAATGCCCAACAGCAGCCAACGGCAGGTAAGGGGAAGAAGTTCAGATTTCAAATGCATCTtttaagtagtagtagtagtatagtagtagTTAACTTCCTGTAAATTAGATCCATGATTAAACACTGATGGATGATAAGAAAGGTAATGGATAGAAAAAAGTTTTTCATGTTATAGGTAGCAACTGTAGTTGTACTGACCACATCATGTGATAAGTTAAATTGTGTTTTAATCCCTCCCCACTCCAGGTGCCCCACCTACCCTGGGTCTGAACACAACAGGTATAGGTGGCCTGGGCACAACTGGTGCCTTTGGTACAGGTACTACAGGCCTGGGCACCACAGGGCTGGGCACCACAGGGCTGGGCACTGCAACTGCCTTTGGGACAGGAACAACAGGATTTGGAACTGGGACTGGGACCACCTCGTTTGGGACAAGTGCCCCACAGTTTGGGACACCGTTTGGTGCCACCACTACCACAAAACCAGCCACAGGTCAGTCCTATGTTATATAAACAGAATGTTTGGTAGTGCTACTTCTAGTGGGAGGAGGAATGCTTTGTTTCTTATTCTCCTATCGTCTTTTTTTCCTCACCCATAATCTTTATACAAACACTATTATCTGACTATGGGAAACTTCCATGTTAAAGCAGTAGTATCTAAAAATGACATTCGGGTGGAGGTCTAAGTGGCAAATTTGAGTCTGTTGGCAAAATTGATGGAACAATTGTGTCATCATGGTGTTAATGGTCTTTGGTTTTTAAGAGagtagtctccaggcagatttaccagtggtataggatagtatcaaagctggctaaggagtacagctggccaaagggagtcatcagccactccggtaaccaaacacactcctaggccggcttcacttctctggcagcttttgatactgtcttatgttaccgtaggatctgcttggagattattaagAGAGTACTTactgtgaccacctgtccacacagGTTTTGGCTCAGGCAGCCTGAGTGCAGGGATTGGGACTGCCACAAGCACATTTGGGTTTGGTAATCAAACAACCAAGCCCATGGGTAGGTGCCAGACATGACAGTAGACATGACAGTGCTCTATGGGAACATCCGTGTTCGTTTATGTTGTCGGTTCATTTGCATCTGGTGAGGAAACTGTCTCTGAAGCCTGCATCATTCGATGAGTTTAAGTCTTCAGCCTTGCAGATCATATTAATTTTGATAGAAGCTATATGAACCAGCATTGATCAAAGCTGAAGATTTTGTAGAAAACAAGTGACCTTGATTTCAGGATAACAAAAATATCAAGCCTTGCTCTTCATGACTTTTTATACAAATTTAGAAAAAGGAGCTATGTATATACTACATAAAGTAACTCAGTTAGATGCAGGCTTCATAAACTCTACCAGAGCTTCCTACATGTAGCTTGGCCATTTTTCTAGGTTTTTATtctgtttgtaatttttttatccCAGACTTGTAATAAACATTGTTATGGTTCATTCTTGCTTATCCTGGGATGGAGCATCAAAGGGAAATAGACTTTTCTgtttctgacattttgttcGTATAAAGTCGTTTTGCTTAGATCTATGCTAACTATGCTTGATTATTTTTTatcgtacatgtatgtggtttaTGATAATGTGGTCATGACTTTGCACAGGGCAATTTTCCTGATAACAATAGCATGCTTATGTATTGAACTAACATTAATTTTTCTCCATtccatttgtcttttttccCCAAATGTCTTCTTTTTATTCATGCTTTTCTCTTTTCTCCTATTAAACTATTTTCTCCTAAACCAGGCCAGTTGTAGACCAGTGTTTCAAGCAAACAAACTTGAGAAGAAACAAAACTATGTATTATGTATAGTGGAATAATTACACGTGCAATGCAGTTGATTCTTTTACAGTTTGGCCAAATTTGTATGTTGTGAATGAAGGTCAATTCAAATAGTCACTTTTTGGCATGCAAGAGAAGACAGAAACTTGTGCTGGCAAAAGACTCCTTTGAATCCTTGAATATATATGTTATAGAATGTTTGATAATTCAACACTGTATACACAATGTTACAAGTGACTGGTATGAATGCATCCTTGCATACATTACATGATGAATAACTGTACGGTATCTCTATGATGGATCCAGTTCATATCCCATTCCTACCGAGACGTGGTAAATCCCGTGCCTGATCGAATGCATATTCACAAAGCCTGGTATGATCAGGGTCTTGTAGTTGTAGGATGTCTGTGTAGAAATGTAAATGAGAAGACTGGAACTGGCCTGGTTTAGGCAGGTAGCTCTGTGCTGTACCTTGTCTCAGCAGTGGTGTGGTCTGACGTGGTGTGTTGCTCTGCTCTGCTGCAGGTTTTGGTGCTCCCTCTCAGTCCACTGCCTTTAGTGGGCTTAAGTCTTAGTGGGACATGTCTTCCTCACCACCCACCACCCTCGTCTGTAGGTCAGAACAACCTCCTCCCCTCACCACACTTCATGCACTCTTCAGTAGGCAATGCCACAGTCATAGCATTCCTTGGTACTCAGGATTTACCTTGCCTTAATGTAAATTATTtgtggaaaaataaagaaacatgtCACTTTACTGAGTGTAGAAATCAAGAAGATACTAAATAACCTTCAAAAATATTCCACAGTCAAGGATTAATGACAATTTTTAACAAATATTTAATCTTGCACATGCCTTGTGCCTTATTCAATCCTCAGAACCAAGGAATTGTATTGCTGTGGaatagctacatgtaaatgatCTTTGAACAGTGTAATTAACACTGTCATAACTGCTGTGTCTTTTTGTGGGTTTTGGGGTATTCTCTGGCAAGTATGCATGTGATCATCTTCATTTTAAATACCAGTCGTCCTGTTCACAAACAAACCAGAAAACAGGTAACTACAATGACTAAGTGGTTACAGAATCATAGCAAATCTGTACTATCTGACCTGTGTGCATACTCCAAGAAAATGCCTCAAGCATCCCTGGTAGAAATTGCAATATACCAGTAGTTCTATATTAACAGCCCACCAGCATGGCTTGTTTAGACATTTCTGTATTAACCTCACCCTGCTGTCCTGTACTGTAATCAATACAAGCTCACCCAATCAATAGCAGTGAGAAGGCTAAAATATCTTCACATCATGATTTAGATTGTGTTTCTGCCTATTCTTTTTCTGTCAAGAAACAGATGGCTGCAATCAAAAACTAATTCTTATAATTACATATGCTGTTTGGACTCAATGACATTTCCCTTAAATCTTCTATTGCCTGGCTTCTGCTGTTACCCATTTTACTTTGGGTAGAAATATGCCCTCATGGGAGTAAGGAGTGGTAATGTTAAGAAGGGGGCAGTGTAGATTCTTTTCAGAAGAGAAAGGGcacatactagtactaaaaATGCAAAGTTGCCTGTCCTGGACATCACATGTACCTCTAACGCATGTTTCTGTGTATTGTACAAATTGTCCAACtgttgtaacacaaactctttTCACTTTGAATGTGATAACTTGAACAGTTTTCCAGTTTGTAAAGTCACTGATATTGCCAATATGATAGATTGAAACATGAGTTGCAGTTGCACATAAGCAGTTTAAGCATGCTGTGTTGAGCCAGGATAGTGCAGTGACATGGCCCTGATGAAATCTGCATTTCTCCCTACAGGTGCTGCTACACCCTTCCCATCAGGAGTAGGTCTGCTGTTTGGAACGTCAGCCTCCGGTGCGACAGCTGCAGCCAACAAACCCTTCCAGTTACAAAAACCTCCGGCCGGAAATAAGAAGGGGAAAAGATTTTAGTGATACTACATGATGCTGTACCATTAAAATGTTTAAGAAATTATTACAGACCCATTGAACATAAAGAAAGGAACATTTCCCAAAATGCTGGTTAGGATGAAAGGGTAGATGGGCAAGTACTGAACTTCAAAAACATGTTCTAGTGAATATCAGACTTACACCCAGTGCCATGTCAGTTGTCTTCTTCAGAGTGAAGGCAGATCCAGCTATTTtacatgctatgtacagtatacatGATCGTTTTGAATTCACTTTCTAAAATAATTATGTTTAATATTAACAGTTAAGCTAGACCTTGTGTAACATGTTTAGGTATTGGAATGTATATCTTACTTCCACACATTGTACATCTACTTTTGTCTTACTGCATAAGTGTTTTCACCTACTTGTATAACAGTGCTTTGATTTATACATTATAATGTAGTAGCAATGAAAAGTTTTACCTTGAAATAAACATTCCTCTTGTAGGTCACTGACATCCCTTtgtctttgtacatgtaacctCATGAGCCTCAGCTAAACACATCAACCAcatattttatttatcattcaaATTCTAAAAGTGATAAGGTAATCAGAAAGAAACACTGAAAACTGTAGACTTACTCTAAACATGTTTATTCATTGTTACATCTCACATCCAGCACTGCACTGTTCAAGAGTCAAGACAGACAAATCTACTTGAAGAAAAATATGTATCAAAGCTTAATTTGATCTAGCAAAATATATCATGAGCAACTTTTACTATTGCGTTATCCATAACGATGATTGATTACATTAGTTAATATTGTTTTCAACTACAAAGTCGCACAAATTCACAGCAAAGTATTTTGCTTTGGATTTAAAGAAGAGGGAGTTTGCAGGGGATGCTACAACACCTCAAAAGATTCATAACCTTAGCTTTGCACTGAATCAAAGGgttatttaatgaggaaaaccAATGACTGACAAACATTTTGCGATGTCCCTAATTTTTCTGCCACTGATGAGAACAGCAGGTTATTCAACAAAgaacacatacaatgtagataacATAAGCAACGTGTTAGTTACAATGACTAAACCTACAAAATATTGGGTGTTCTGTTGCAACAAAAGAGAACGATTTGTAAACTCACACCTTTGCAATGCAGCAACCAATGTTTTCTGGAGTTAGCTGACTCAATAAGTTACCTACCTAATTAGATATTACTTATAAATAAGCCATGTATAGTGAACATTATAATAGCCCTCTCCATTGCTGATTTTTTAGGTAAGAACGAACAAAGATACACCTCAATATGCGCAATACCAAAAATGATCACCAACTTATCTTCATTTTTCCCTTTGAACATAACTGGTACTTCCACAcatcttttaagtcatactgcCACACATTCGTGTCAGCTTAACTAAATGACAGCTTATGTCACATTTCTTAGCAGAGTTTCAAGGCTTTGGTAAGATGTATAACGTGTAAGATAGAAACTTTAATCCAACTATGCCATCCCAGCTGCATATTTAATATTGACACAGTACATTTTATGTACAACAGGCACTAGGCACACAACAGCCCTCTTATGAAGGGATACGACAAAGGCCACAACATTTCAATTCCTTGTGTACATGCAAATCTTTCATCTATTTTTTCAGCAAAAATTGGATCAACAGAATGACACAAGGCCAAAAGTGTCCCAtaataaaatgataacaaaGCTCAGAGAAATACTTCATTAAAAAATCAGCTTCACAGACATCTTGTCTGCAATTACATACACTTCCCAATATTATTCCCAATAAATCTATTCCGACTATTATCACTCGGAATTCAGATTTCAATATCAGAACATGAACAGGTGGTCATACTGAAAACCAACATTTTCTAACACTAATTAAACAGAAGTAAAACCAAGGAATAGAACTGCTGCAGCTGTCTAAGGCATCACTGTTACAGGTTACTATAGGCTGAGGCTATAGGTGCTTCTGGAATGCAGACAGTGCCAGGTTCTTGGTCTGGATACAGGATTCCTGAATGATGGGCAGCAACAACTGGAAGGCATCCTGGATGTACGAGGCACTATTGGAGGCCTGGAGGTGAGGAGCACACAAACCTTCTGGAATACTTGTCTGGTATATTTGATTGGAACAATACATGTTTATAATGTACAGGCAAACGTCGatcaaggttagacatccaggtaaaaagatacgccATAAAgcaggtactcaagcaacttctAAAATCAAAGCCTGTTACTTGAGTAACAGCTTTTCGGCGTAATGTACAGGCATGTCCGTGACTTTGTTCATgacaaagtctggacattttctaTCTTCTACTGATTCATGTAACTGGATATCTTTCAAATGTGCATGAAATAAAATTCATATTCAGAAAAGAACAGCTCATATAAGGAAATCCTTTATGGAAAGTCCTTCGGCCCTTACGGCAGATCAGCTATAAAACTGATGGATGAAGACAACgtagaaggtacatgtatatgaccttACCTCAAGGTACACATTGGTTATCAAGTGACTGAAGTCATCTGGTTTCTCTGCTTTACTCTGAAAGAGAACATCATCAACAATAAGTCATGTTTTACCCGTGAAAGTTGATCAAACCATGAAAGCTGTTAAAACCACAGAGAGGTAAACATGGCATGTCCACTCACCGCTGCAGTGTTTAGGCAGACACAGTATTTGTTGGACAGGACTGAAACCTCCTCACACAGAGCAGAAGTTAATCTACAACAGAGAAGAGTAAGTAATGACCAACAAAGTCAAGCAAGTAAAGAACGCACCAAAGGAATTGAATTTCAACAATCAAGTTGATGACATCTTACTGATGTATATCTGCCCACAGCAAAAACTTGTTAACTACACTTTTCCACCCCCACCCACTTTGTGGTATATTCTATAAACAAATACTGCTCTTTGGCAAAGAGTTATCATACTTGGTGAGAGTCTGTGCCCTCTCCAGTGGTGTTTTCTCAGGGTCTTTCTGCATGAGGATGAGCTCAGCAGCCTTCAGAAACTGGTGGATGGACTTGGCAGTCAGCTCAGCCAGCATCTGGATGGCTGCTGTGTGCAGGTCCTAACAGGGAACCAGCAAAGTAGGGTAGAGATGGTCATTAAGTCAATGTGGGCAAGGGTATGTGGCATGTTAGAAGAAGTGCCACAGAAAGATCTGCACCAAAAAACTGTGCAAAGTTTTTCTGAGAAATTGACCAAAAGGAAAAATATGCTGAAGGATAAAggaaacataaaaataaattgTAGCCAAGAAAGCCCACCTGTGGATCCTTTGTCTCTCCTTCTTCCAGATCCTTCTCACTCTGAGTCAGGTACTCCAGAGCATCAGTCTGGGCCTGGCAATGTTTGGATATCAGTGGCATATAAGTCACAGTAACTACTATAGACGAACTAAAGCTACCTGATTTGTATCAGAAAAATTGAGTATAAGGACTATAGAAAATGGTTAAGACTGAGAGCTGATTTACAAACCTTGTTCAGTTTATCAGGAGTCATCCCTATGTGCAGTTCAAACAGAAGCTCAGTGACAGTCTTGGCGAACTCCTGCACTTCTTGTGCTGAGGGACAGACAACAAAGAAGTACTAGTCAACTACCTAATACCATCAGTGCGTAAGACTTTGCGAATGTGGTGCAAAAGAAACTCAAAACATCACCATCTGTTCTAATGTACGAAGTTCGCAAAACTTTAATGAAATGTACTCCAAAATCACCAAGTTAGGAAATTTAGCTACCATCAGCATACTCTAGGGGCAttcaaacagacatacatgtaactcccATCCTGGGACAAGGTCATCTGTGACAATAAAGAACAAACAATGCCATACCTTCAGCCTCCTCCTCCACCACATCCTCCAGTTTGAAGGCCTCCTTCACCTGGATGAGCTCCGCCTTCAGCTCCTCCTGCTCCTCCCCTGACAGGGCTGACAGGACAGCCTGCACCTTCCCTTCACTCTGGTTGGACAACATCTCCAGAGCCTCCAGATGGGCCAAGCCTACAAAGAACAACATCCTCTGCTTTAATTTGTGAGCTTTGGTCTTTTACCAAGTTGCTAATTTTGAGAAGCTTctgcaaaatgtctttttttacacAAGGTTTACTTAAGCTTAAAAACCTTAAGTCAAACTTAACTTAAatcaaaatgatacattttagAAGACTTAGCTTAAAACAGTAACACAGAAaatcaactactagtactagtaacttgTTGTACCTTGAAACTCATCAAACATGATGCCAAAGTTGGCCTTCCTGTGCGCCTCCTCTTCTTCGGCTTCTTTAGCTCGTTGTTCCGCCTCCTCCTTCGCTTCTCTCAACACCTGAcacaagaagaagaggaaatgAGTTCACATAACATGTCTTCTATTTTAAAGGGAAAATTATGGAATGAGTCATATATGGAAATTCTAGGACAAATGTTGTTTCAACTGGTCTATGACAAAGTGTACAACCATGACCGTACCTGTGACAGGTGAGATTTCTGTCCTGCCACCTCTATGATGTGTTTAGTCTTCTTGTATCCAGGGTCACCTTCAGCCAACACATCCATCGTCTTCTTACCGACATACTCCAGCGAATCCAAGGTTCCACTCACCACTTTCTTAGTCTGCAACACAGTGAATAACAAACAAGTCTGTATCTTATAATTCCTAGTAGCTCTGCACTAGAAATGAGCAAAATTTTTAAGGGTTGGGAAAAATGAATCTCCAGGCTAgtctaccagtggcataagaagTTTAGCTGGTCAAGGAGTGTCCTGAGTCACCCGTGGGCCAGCTTAACTCCTTTtgccaccggtagatctgcctggagattagggaCAAAGCAATTGGAtccatatgtatgtataaatcatTTGGTAATCCCACTTACCGTGTTCTGCACAACATTTGCCACCATGGACACCCCCAGGGCCCCCCATAGTCCCCCTCCTGATGTCTGCTGAGGTGAGGCCTCTCCTTCTGCTCCCtcctctttctcttcttttgtCTCTTTTGTTTCATCTGATTCTCCTTTCTCCTCTGGTCCTTCAAATAGACACAACAAGTGTTATCATTACACAGAGCAGCAATTTTTGAATAAACATCCTGATTGCATACATTATAAAAGATAGTACTCTGGAAATTCTGCTAGCCAAAACACAGTCCAAGATTTCATAAAGGAGTCACTGAACTTTTGATCTTACCCTTCTCCTCCTTTGACTTGTCTTCTTTGGCTGTCTCAGCCTCATCTTTTGACATCTCCTCTGGAGGAGGGATTCCCAGGGAGGACTCGACTCCATGGACCACGGTGGTCAGACCTGATCCTGAAGAGCGAATAAAGAATTAAATTTTTCTGCTGTTATAAAATGTTACTTTCTACAAAATATGACCATGGAGCATAACCTCTTTGATATAATTTATCCTGCAATCATACTTTCACTGCAATCCATACCCATTGATCAGTGTAACATAAGGAAAGAACCAACAAGTGATTAGTATGAATCAAAGAATCATACCCTGCAGCAAGTGTGCACACTTCAAACCATAATTCATAAAATTGCAGCTGGCAAAACTCTTGACTATGTAAAAACAGCTGGGTAGAGACCAGATTAGTATACATGTGATTGTTCATCAAGCTTGTGGATTAGGAGAACAGATTTCAAGACTGGAAACAGAAAAGTTCTTTTGAATTCTGGTACCTATTGATGACTCCACATCCTCTACAACAGATACAAAACTTTGCCCTGAAAACAACATAATAGAGAGTGAGTCACTATCAAAACAAGGatatttattgattttgttgCTATGGCATAAACTGTTCCCGATGAGACAGGTAGGGCCCAGAGGGGTGATGCAACACCAATGAGcaacaaaggaaacaaaatgaaatatatatatatacattgccTTAAGTAACTAAAATTCCAAGACAAATCAATACCAAGTTTTTGGCTTAAAGACTAGAAACATGGTCAGTGAAGAAGATAATGCTTTCAAAAAAAGTTTATGGGACTTGGTTGAGGATTGGCCACAGGTATTTTCTTGCATATCATGTAAGTGActtaaaaataacatttttcaaTGTTCTACCTATTCCAGCCAGCAgaattgaatgaataaatactAATATTACTGTATTACTATTGAAATAGATGGTAGTTATCTTGTCTCTCATAACTATTGTGCAATCAAAAAGTAAGGCTGGGCTCACCAACAGCTGAAGCTGTAGACATCAGAGAGGATCCAAAAGAAGACCCCCAACCACCCCAGCCCCATCCACCTGATGGCTTCTGGTAAGGGACATCAACACAAGACAACAGTTGGTATAAATAAAGCCTGAATTGGCCTGAAACAATAGAAAGTTAATTTTCTATACTTTAGCACCTAAAACCACTTATGAGctttaatcatcatcatattctCTCTAAACAGTGAAACCCTTCCTTTACCTCCTCTCCAGCCAGTTTGTCCAAGGCAGAATGGATTTTCTCttctttctcctcttcttctttacCTGGTCTCTTCCTCAGTGGGATGGGTTTTCTCTCCATGTCTTCTCCATCCTTGGGGGGTTCTTCTACTTTGTCCTCTTCTTTTCCTGGCTCTTTTTCTTCCTTTACTTCTTCTTTTGAATCTTCATCAGTACTTTTGGCGGATGCTTTAGGTTCAGCCACTTCATCATCCTTGACATTAGCCCCTTCAGTTGGTGTGGCTTCAGTGCTCTGCACAGcatcttcttcctcctccttggTTACAGCATCCTCTTCCTTCTTAGGTTCAGCCTTATCAGTGTTGTTTTGACTTTCCTCCTTCTTGGGTTCAACCTCCTCAGTGTCCTTTTGACTTTCCTCTTTTTCTGTCTTCACTTCCTCTGCTGTCTGTGACTTCTCTGTGGATTCATTACTTGCTGCTTcatctttctctttttcagctgtttgtttgtttttcttgggtgagtgttttgttttctcctcAACATCCTCTCCTGCACTCTCGAACCCCTCCTCCTCTGCTTCAGAAGATGACATGGCTGTGTACAACAGGAAAGAAGAAATAATCAACTTCTTAAAAGTTGTGATGGTCACGAGTCCGACTCACGACAGTATGCCTTTAATGTGTGAGACTGTTACTCATTTGATATATCTTCTACCAAATATATTGCCAAATGATATAAAGGTACTCTTAGACACTGCCTTCTTGAGTCTATAAGCATCTACTTCTTCAGTTACTTATGCTTTATCTTCTAATGTTGACAATGTTCTGCACAGATGTTCCCAAGGCAGGAGTTAAGGTAAACCAAATATTCCGTGCATGTCCAACTGCATGTATTCTATTCATAGTGTGATCTGCATCAtaaatgtgactttttctgGCTTTTACTGGTAATctggtaaggcctaggaaaaaaaatgttgtgtttcctgtttcagtcctgaaaaaattagggtcggtaggtaggggatatctttatttttttgtaattttttttaggctagccaaaaatctagtgatacatattacaatacagttgaacaaaggaaactgaaatgtatgaggaaacttgtctttcaatgtcaaactttgattttgtgcacaatagacaCATTAATCCtttattagataggacaagcagactgtttttacttcaataggaagcaggctgaataaaaattctaactggaagctttgtgactccactgcccacccaaaaaaaagtctagggtcggcaggtttttctagggaaggtagggaaacaggaaacacaacattttttttcctaggcctaatggACTAATCTATCATATCACCCACTTGACAGCTGTGAAACTGATACATTAATAATATCCAGTTATGATGGATCATGATGGGTTGGTTCCTGTTGCCCTTGTCTGTTTCAAGGTTAATGGTTGTGCAGCTACACTAAGGTCATTAGTATGAGCCTTTGGATACTTTCCACATATTTTGGAAAATGGGACATATTAGTGGATTTAATGAAATTAACTTGCATGTGTTAACTTCATTATG contains the following coding sequences:
- the LOC118418811 gene encoding protein FAM114A2-like isoform X4, encoding MSSSEAEEEGFESAGEDVEEKTKHSPKKNKQTAEKEKDEAASNESTEKSQTAEEVKTEKEESQKDTEEVEPKKEESQNNTDKAEPKKEEDAVTKEEEEDAVQSTEATPTEGANVKDDEVAEPKASAKSTDEDSKEEVKEEKEPGKEEDKVEEPPKDGEDMERKPIPLRKRPGKEEEEKEEKIHSALDKLAGEEKPSGGWGWGGWGSSFGSSLMSTASAVGSGLTTVVHGVESSLGIPPPEEMSKDEAETAKEDKSKEEKEEKGESDETKETKEEKEEGAEGEASPQQTSGGGLWGALGVSMVANVVQNTTKKVVSGTLDSLEYVGKKTMDVLAEGDPGYKKTKHIIEVAGQKSHLSQVLREAKEEAEQRAKEAEEEEAHRKANFGIMFDEFQGLAHLEALEMLSNQSEGKVQAVLSALSGEEQEELKAELIQVKEAFKLEDVVEEEAEAQEVQEFAKTVTELLFELHIGMTPDKLNKAQTDALEYLTQSEKDLEEGETKDPQDLHTAAIQMLAELTAKSIHQFLKAAELILMQKDPEKTPLERAQTLTKLTSALCEEVSVLSNKYCVCLNTAASKAEKPDDFSHLITNVYLEASNSASYIQDAFQLLLPIIQESCIQTKNLALSAFQKHL
- the LOC118418811 gene encoding protein FAM114A2-like isoform X2 codes for the protein MSSSEAEEEGFESAGEDVEEKTKHSPKKNKQTAEKEKDEAASNESTEKSQTAEEVKTEKEESQKDTEEVEPKKEESQNNTDKAEPKKEEDAVTKEEEEDAVQSTEATPTEGANVKDDEVAEPKASAKSTDEDSKEEVKEEKEPGKEEDKVEEPPKDGEDMERKPIPLRKRPGKEEEEKEEKIHSALDKLAGEEKPSGGWGWGGWGSSFGSSLMSTASAVGQSFVSVVEDVESSIGSGLTTVVHGVESSLGIPPPEEMSKDEAETAKEDKSKEEKEEKGESDETKETKEEKEEGAEGEASPQQTSGGGLWGALGVSMVANVVQNTTKKVVSGTLDSLEYVGKKTMDVLAEGDPGYKKTKHIIEVAGQKSHLSQVLREAKEEAEQRAKEAEEEEAHRKANFGIMFDEFQGLAHLEALEMLSNQSEGKVQAVLSALSGEEQEELKAELIQVKEAFKLEDVVEEEAEAQEVQEFAKTVTELLFELHIGMTPDKLNKAQTDALEYLTQSEKDLEEGETKDPQDLHTAAIQMLAELTAKSIHQFLKAAELILMQKDPEKTPLERAQTLTKLTSALCEEVSVLSNKYCVCLNTAASKAEKPDDFSHLITNVYLEASNSASYIQDAFQLLLPIIQESCIQTKNLALSAFQKHL
- the LOC118418811 gene encoding protein FAM114A2-like isoform X1, whose amino-acid sequence is MSSSEAEEEGFESAGEDVEEKTKHSPKKNKQTAEKEKDEAASNESTEKSQTAEEVKTEKEESQKDTEEVEPKKEESQNNTDKAEPKKEEDAVTKEEEEDAVQSTEATPTEGANVKDDEVAEPKASAKSTDEDSKEEVKEEKEPGKEEDKVEEPPKDGEDMERKPIPLRKRPGKEEEEKEEKIHSALDKLAGEEKPSGGWGWGGWGSSFGSSLMSTASAVGQSFVSVVEDVESSIGSGLTTVVHGVESSLGIPPPEEMSKDEAETAKEDKSKEEKGPEEKGESDETKETKEEKEEGAEGEASPQQTSGGGLWGALGVSMVANVVQNTTKKVVSGTLDSLEYVGKKTMDVLAEGDPGYKKTKHIIEVAGQKSHLSQVLREAKEEAEQRAKEAEEEEAHRKANFGIMFDEFQGLAHLEALEMLSNQSEGKVQAVLSALSGEEQEELKAELIQVKEAFKLEDVVEEEAEAQEVQEFAKTVTELLFELHIGMTPDKLNKAQTDALEYLTQSEKDLEEGETKDPQDLHTAAIQMLAELTAKSIHQFLKAAELILMQKDPEKTPLERAQTLTKLTSALCEEVSVLSNKYCVCLNTAASKAEKPDDFSHLITNVYLEASNSASYIQDAFQLLLPIIQESCIQTKNLALSAFQKHL
- the LOC118418811 gene encoding protein FAM114A2-like isoform X3, encoding MSSSEAEEEGFESAGEDVEEKTKHSPKKNKQTAEKEKDEAASNESTEKSQTAEEVKTEKEESQKDTEEVEPKKEESQNNTDKAEPKKEEDAVTKEEEEDAVQSTEATPTEGANVKDDEVAEPKASAKSTDEDSKEEVKEEKEPGKEEDKVEEPPKDGEDMERKPIPLRKRPGKEEEEKEEKIHSALDKLAGEEKPSGGWGWGGWGSSFGSSLMSTASAVGSGLTTVVHGVESSLGIPPPEEMSKDEAETAKEDKSKEEKGPEEKGESDETKETKEEKEEGAEGEASPQQTSGGGLWGALGVSMVANVVQNTTKKVVSGTLDSLEYVGKKTMDVLAEGDPGYKKTKHIIEVAGQKSHLSQVLREAKEEAEQRAKEAEEEEAHRKANFGIMFDEFQGLAHLEALEMLSNQSEGKVQAVLSALSGEEQEELKAELIQVKEAFKLEDVVEEEAEAQEVQEFAKTVTELLFELHIGMTPDKLNKAQTDALEYLTQSEKDLEEGETKDPQDLHTAAIQMLAELTAKSIHQFLKAAELILMQKDPEKTPLERAQTLTKLTSALCEEVSVLSNKYCVCLNTAASKAEKPDDFSHLITNVYLEASNSASYIQDAFQLLLPIIQESCIQTKNLALSAFQKHL